One Argentina anserina chromosome 6, drPotAnse1.1, whole genome shotgun sequence genomic window, TCATGGTTCTGTTTTATACCTGTAGAGGATGAAATTTGATgagtataattttttttcttcacctttttataattcaagACCTCAATCTCTTGAACATAAATTGCTACAAATATAAGTTTTGCACACTACTGTCTGACAAGTAGATTTTCCACAGTTAAGAATATAATTAACGTGATTGCTGGAGGTGATAAATCTTAGGATTTTCCATCTTGTTCAATTTACAACAGTTGTTGAAGAACATATAGTTGGAGTAATTGCTGATGTTTGCAGTTTTGAAATTGCCAAGTGTATCTGTTAGTACTTAGTCTAACACTGCTGCAACCTGTTTCACTGCCAAAATACATAATGCAGGAGTATGGTTTGGAATTGCCTCAGCGCCTGTTAAAGTTCGAATCTTCGCCATCCCCACCTTCAAGCTATGATAACAAACACTTGAGAGAAGATGATTTCAGTAAACCTCCACCAGAAGTACCACCACAACTACAAGTCCCATTTTTAGACAGGCAATCCTCCTCTTCAAATGTTGGCGACGAGCCATTATCAATGCCTTATTATTCACAATTGAACCATTTGTACATCCAGAACCAAATTGGTGGCGAGTCTTTCGCACTCAGTTCTACACATAGGTTTCGTCAAAAATTAGTTACAATGGTGTTATACAAGCGATTGAACAGAGAAAAttcataatttttatattcatTATGGGAACTAGAATATAATGTGTAGATTTGTAATACGAGTATATCACTTGGAATTCATGTGATTCAGTAGTTGAAATGGCAGCTCATATAGGTCAATCTGTAAGAGCAACATGGTGTGCAAAATATACCATGTGTACTTCATTTTGGATATGATATTTACCGTACCCTTCTGtcatttctattgaatttgtaaaCTTCTGAACTAAGTATCTAACTGAGTTTGCTAGCTCTGACAGTGTCAAAAACTTGTTTAATGTAAGCAATTACAGTGGAATAATCCGACTTAATTTCGTATGAGAAACTCAGAAGTCATAACATCACCAAATATATAAGGGAAGAAACTCTAattgtatttgaaaaaaactcaaattgtAAATCGGAAGGTGTAATATATAACTAAACAATATTAGAAGCTCCTGTGTTGTTACTGCTTCACTATGAGCTGTAATGACAGTGAAGAGTAGATCTTCCCCCAGAAGAGATATGCAAACACATGGTTGTATGCAACCGATGGTTTCTAGGGAAGAAAAATCCGGTAGTGGATCATCGAACTGGTACCTTAATCCAACCATTAGCAAAAGCAATGGCTAAGATGACAAAAGGTGTGGACATGCCAAATATGATAATGTAAGGAAGAGGGGTCATCATGGGATTTTCCCCTTCCCTTTCTCCTGCTGTTTGCCAGTACCTGTAAGTTTGCCAACAGTAAATCCCTTATAAACTTTAAAGAACTTGAATCACTCTCTAATTCTAAGGTATGTTACTGGAAGTGACCATGGTAAATTGTAAATGGTGAAAAGTGTAAAGCTTACTGCTCTGGCTCTTGTTCTCTAGTTATAAACTTTTTCTTTCCTCCTTTATTTGCTTCTGCATCTCCACCCCCTACAAACATTAAACATATTCATCTCAGCCTCATTTGGACAAGCATTAGCATAGAAAGCTCAAGAACCACTCAAGCattaacattaaaaaaaaaacaaagattatTATACCTAAATCTGCTTGAATCTTGAAACTGTTTGTTCTCCTCTTTGGTGAAATGGAAgtgaaagaaagagaagatagTGGTGATTGGCCTGAGGGTGCAAGAAATGTTGTGGTGGGAGAGAAGAGAGCCAACCTGGCTGCCATTTTTTCTGAGAAGTGTGATCTTCTTTGCCCATCTCTTGAGCTTCACATATATGTCATTGGTTTTGGATATGCTGATGTGGTCACAGTGGAAACAGATATTAAGCTATGGATAGTTGGATACAAAAACCTTATCTAAGCCACATATGACCAAAGGGTCACTCTGAGAGTCAAGTAACCTGTTTCTTTTCAGAATATGATTTCTAAAGTTTAGAATTTTAGGCTCTGAAGTGGTACTTTAAACACTCGTTGAATCGACTTTCAATTGAAATTTCAGTAAACTTAACTGAATCATGCTCATACACTATCAATCTAAAATTTTGACCCGTGGTAAATATTACCAACCTCCTTTATTAATGTGGATTGGTTCGTTTCTTTTTATCATGATCATTAACACTAGACTAAAACACACCATGTTATTTTTTAAttctattttgattttacctTTCATCTTCTTATCCATGAATAATATTTTCAAATGATATCTCATGCAAAGATATAGATGTAACTTCACACACCTTTTGACTAACAAAACATGTGTGGTATACATAGATATACGTAGAAGTCCAGCACTACAACCCATTAAATTTTTGATGTAGGATACGGGCGCCTTTGTTATTTTGATTTCGACACTCATTACCTTATCCTACAAAGTCTTCTGAAAATTGTATGTTGATGGCCGGTGTTTCCTCTCCATGGCATCCATTTATGatttgaagttccaatttAATGGAGAAAAATGAGAGGACAATAAgtggtaaaaataaaaagtagaaaaaaaaaactataccTCCGCTGGTCAATACAAATTTGTACCATCACTACTATGAAATAGTTGAAAGGAGAGATCTTCATAATCAACAAAAATATGATCTAAACCCGTTTGACTAAAACCCGCTCTAAAGTCTAAACCCGTTTTTGCCAAACTCATAAAGTAGAAGAGGTCATTGCTTTGAGCCTCCGCTTCCAAATTCGTGGTGGGCAATCAAAGCCATGCCTTGAAGTCACCGGCATTCTATTTGATCGTAACCCCAAACCAAACTATATATTAACCCTTTTTACCTCATTCTACGCAGACAAGTTTTCTACTTATCAAAGCTTCCTTTCTAGTCGCCCCCTGCTCCCTGAGTCAGTCAACTCTGCAATCCAAACCGTCCATCTCACCACTTCCACCAATTTGTGTGCTCAAAGATTGGACCTTTACGCCTGCCCATCTCCCCATTTCTCAATTAAGAAACCCAATCAACCCATATATTCACTTTCCTCGTCAAAGCTTTGATTTTTATTACATCAAGTTCTGGGTTGGTTCAATCTCAGTACGCAGAGTCTGCCTTGGAGGTTTTTGCTACTTACCCTTTTGCTAGTCTGGTCTCTTCTCAATCGGGTTGGtcttgtttttcaagtttgaaCTCAAAGTTTTGATCTTTGCCTTCATCTGGGTTTTTGTGTTCGCTCTGTAATATATAGCTATGAATATACTAGTAAGACTGAAACGTGTTTTACTGCCGTCTGTTGTTGATCCCATGGCTTATAGTAGTAGTGCTGGTAAGAAGCAGCGTCTGAAAGACTATGCCTCTTTCCGGCGATTCGTGTCACTTGTTTCGATTACATGCTTGGCAGTTTTTCTGCTGGTTTTCCTGTTAAGAATGAATTCAAGTTCGAATTTTGGGGTGCCCTTTTCGGATGAGTTTGATGAGGTGTTGCCTAGGAGTTATAATCGATCACTTATTAGCCGAAGACTTAACCTTCCCAAGCAGAATGATTTGTCAATTGAGTTGGAGAAGAGAAATCAGATGCCTCCTAGAAACTTAGATCTGTATCCGAGTCTAGCTAAGGATCATATAACTGTTGTTCTATATGTACACAACCGACCGCAATATCTGAAAGTAGTTGTTAATAGTATATCTCAGGTTATAGGAATCAATGAGACTTTACTGATAGTTAGTCATGATGGGTACTTTGAGGAAATGAATAAGATTATTGAGGGTATTAGGTTTTGCCAAGTGAAGCAGATATTTGCTCCTTTCTCGCCCCATGTCTTTCCCAGTGGCTTTCCGGGAGTGTCACCTGCGGATTGTAAGGAGAAGGATAATGCTGCAGAGAAGCACTGCAAAGGGACTCCTGATCAGTATGGGAACCACAGGTCGCCAAAGATTGTGTCCTTGAAGCATCATTGGTGGTGGATGATGAACACGGTGTGGGATGGATTGAGTGAGACTAAGGAACACAATGGTCATATTCTTTTCATAGAGGAAGACCACTTTCTTTATCCCAATGCATATCAGAACTTGAAGATATTGACTGAGCTGAAGCCTAAAAAATGCCCTCACTGCTATGCTGCGAATTTGGCACCTTGTGATGTGAATGCCAGGGGAGAAGGATGGGATAGTTTGATTGCAGAGAGAATGGGAAATGTGGGTTATGCATTTAACCGGACTATTTGGAGGAAGATCCATAAGAAGACCAGCAAGTTCTGCTATTTTGATGATTACAATTGGGATATTACAATGTGGGCGACAGTTTATCCCTCATTCGGTAATGCTGTTTTCACATTACGAGGGCCTAGGACGAGTGCAGTGCACTTTGGAAAGTGTGGTTTGCACCAGGGCCAGGAGGGTGAGAAAGCATGCGTTGATAACGGCGTGTTGAACTTTCATGTGGAAGATGCAGACAAGGTTGCAAACATCAATCCAGACTGGGAAGTGCGAGTCTTTGAGAATCAGCCGGGGTATAAAGCTGGGTTCAAGGGTTGGGGAGGTTGGGGTGACAAGAGAGACCATCAGTTGTGCTTGAATTTTGCTCAGATGTATCATTTATAGATAATATAAACATCAATTCTTCTCTATCTTTTTGCCCCTGACTGTTGTAATGGGTAGAAAATCTGGATTTCTTTTTGTGGAGTGATTAATCAATGGCATGAGTAGCTGTTAGGTGTTTGTATTACCTTTGTTGCTCCATAATGTTACAATCATATACACGCTTCATCTTGAATCTGCACTTTGGTTTATCTTTAGTTTCTTCATAATTTTGCCAAGAGAAATCACATTTTACTTCTTTTCATATAGAATTTGCTCTTGGGATCTATAGTCTCAAGCATCTTGTTGTGTCCATACTGTTTTCTAATTAGTTTCGTCTTGGTTAAGACCGTGTTGTTTTCTTCTACCAGGTGATAGAACTTGTGattcataagaaaataaaagtaaaGAGGGCTTTTGATTTCAGTGGTAACTATGACTGAAGTCTGAAGTGCTCGATGCAATAGTTTCCTTTTTCGGAAAAGGAAAATATCCTGAGAAGTCATACAGTGTATTTGGATAGTCTCAAATTTCCtagaatttaaataaaaattagtaTTTGAGGATTCATTTTCTCAAAATTTTCTGTTTGAATTAAAATTATGTGAAAATTACAATTCACCTGAAAAACAAATCATGGAATTTAAGTTGGAGATTCCCCACTTAAATTCCaggtgttttttttattcctTCCATATAGcgttaatttttgttattttaaaaGTTCTTCATTTTGTAGTCCAAACAATAAAGTTCATGGTATAATTGAAAtctattgaattataattctcatgattttataatttctatagaaactcaaaTCACAGTATCCAAACACACTGGTCTTTGAGCAATCTACTGTATGCTAAACAGAATCAAAATCCAAAGGACATTTAGAGGAAGGCATAGAGTTCATTTAATCTTCATTGGTTTTAGCCTAACATAGCTGCTATGTGATTAAGTTATGAACAGAGAAATTCCGGAAGGAGATATTTTCTGCATGCCATTTCTGGTATAATTGTGACCAGCAAATTTGTTCAGAGGACCAAATAAAAACAgtgttcttttttcctttttcttcttgttcttgggcGTCGGCATATGTGCGACGGTGGCCCCTACGGAAGTTCTAAATTTTGTTTGGCAAAATGGTGGACTTCGATATACATTTGACCAGAGTGCAGCAACTAGCAAGTGCCAAAATCACGTGCTCATTTCTGCATGTTGGCCATGGATAAGGATCACCCTCCACCCACCTCAACATTTTTGGAGCAACTCTGCCTCTACCCACATGGGCCTTCTCTTTTTCCATTCATTATTGAGATCCAGTTCTCTCAAAGAATCATCtccagtaatttttttttcccacTAAAGATTCATAATTTGCCAAATTTGGTACTGGTGCGATATCATCCCAAATACATATAAAGCATAAACAGAGGAATAATGTTTGCAATTTGATGATGATACATAATGGTTTTGCTTACATAGAGTCAATGTTGATCAACAAGTAAGCCCACAAGCTAATTTATGTTTGTGTTATAGTTGAAATTCGAGTCATTTTCTGTTTTCCCAATATTTACTTACTCTGACCTCAGCAGCAGTAACAAAAAATGAACTTTCTTTCAGGTTGTGAATTACAGCAAAAGGAACTGACCCCGGTAAAATGAAGTAAAGGGCCCATGTAGTAGAAGGCTAGAAGCAGCCAGTGTTTCTTGCTTACTTTATTTCGTGTTTGTTTGTGAACTTGGGGAATTGAGGAGTCCGGAGTCCCTAGAATTCTGGTCGGTTTGATCGTGTCTGTGTCATCCATACCCTGCAACCGCAAGCTTTGATGGTCAGTCATACCCATCCCTCTTCTACATAAGTTTATCTGGTTATTTATGTGTTTTTGGATTTTTGTTCTCCTTGAATTCTGTGTGCAATATTGGTTTGGGGATTTGAAATTTGTGGGAAGAGACTGGAATGTCAATTAGGTAGAGTGTTACAAAAAGGGGTTGTTCAATTTTTCATCTTTCTGAAGAAGTTGGATGAGTTTAAGCTTTGTAATTGAGTTTGTGTATCTGGGTTAGTGAGAAAGTTGGGAACTTTGTGGGGTTTTAGCTGATTTCTGCTTTCTGAAGTGTGGAAGTTGGGAATTTGTTTGTGATGGTCTGTTTCTTTTGCCGgtggtattttggttgaatgtAGAATCATGATTCAAGGAGGCCAAGTGAATTGAATATTCTTTCTTGTCAAGCTTTTCTTGGTTTCTTGGTGATTGCAAAAAGGGTTTGCCTTTCTGGCATTCAGTTGTAGTTGGATTATGTGTGTTCCTGGTTCATGGTTATTCCTGTGTCCGGTAGTTTACAGTAACCAAGAGTATTAGAAGTTGATCAGTTGAGAATTTGAATTCTGGGGTGCACATGTGTTGGATTGATTGAACTAAGCAACTAAGCTGGTTTGGGGGAGGAAGGAAGAATAATTGTAGCATAAGGAGTGTTGAGAGATGTCATCAGTGTCTTTGAACAAGACAAGCAGTTCTAGAACTCCTAGAAGTAGCTCTTCTAGATCAAAACATGGGGATCGTGTGGTTTCCCAGACACCCATTGATGCAAAGCTAGATGTCGACTTTAGGGAATCTGAACAGCGTTTCGATTACTCCACCTCAATTGACTGTAATATCTCAAGTTCAACTAGCAATGTCCCCTCAGCCACTGTTTCAGCTTACCTCCGGAAGATGCAGAGAGGCGGGCTGATTCAATCATTTGGTTGCTTGATTGCTATTGATGAACAAAACTTTAGTGTTCTTGCCTACAGTGAAAATGCCCCAGAAATGTTGGACTTGGCCCCCCATACTGTTCCTAATATACAGCAGCGAGAAGCTTTGTCTATTGGAACAGATGCTCGCACACTCTTTCAGTCTCCAGGTGCTGCTGCATTGCAGAAAGCAGTTAATTATGAGGAAGTTAGTCTTCTCAATCCCATTTTGGTGCATTGTAACACTTCGGGTAAGCCCTTTTATGCAATTCTTCATCGAGTCGATGTTGGCTTAGTAATAGATTTAGAACCAGTTCTAGATGATGTTCCTATCACTGCTGCGGGCCAATTGAGATCTTATAAGCTTGCAGCCAAAGCCATCTCAAGATTGCAGTCCTTGCCAAGTGGGGATGTATCATTGTTATGTGATGCTATAGTGAAGGAAGTTAGTGATTTGACGGGGTATGATCGCACGATGGTGTATAAATTTCATGAAGATGAACATGGGGAAGTTGTTGCTGAGTGCCATAGACCTGACCTGGAACCTTATCTGGGTTTGCACTACCCAGCCACTGATATACCTCAGGCTTCAAGATTTCTTTTTATGAAGAACAAGGTTAGGATGATATGTGATTGTTTTGCCTCTTCAGTTAAAGTCGTTCAGGATAAAACATTAGCTCAGCCGTTGAGTCTTTGTGGATCAGCATTGAGATCTCCTCATGATTGTCACGCACAGTATATGGCAAACATGGGTTCTGTAGCATCGCTTGTAATGTCTGTGACAATCAATGGTGAGGATGATGACATGGATCATGATCAGCAGAGGGAAAGAAAATTGTGGGGTTTAGTGGTTTGCCATCACACAAGACCTAGATTTACTCCATTTCCGTTAAGGTATGCATGTGAATTTTTGATTCAAGTCTTTGGTGTacagatccacaaagaagtgAAGTTGGCTGCTCAGTCAAGGGAGAAACACATAATGCAAACCCAGTCTCTGCTTTGTGACATGCTCCTTAGGGATGCCCCTCTAGGTATTGTTACTCAATCACCTAATGTGATGGATCTAGTTAAGTGTGATGGAGCTGTACTGTATTACGGGAAGAAATTCTGGTTAATTGGGGTCACCCCATCTGAGGCACAAGTTGGAGATATTGCTGCATGGCTTCTTGAATACCATAATGAGAGCACAGGCCTAAGTACTGATAGTCTTATGGAAGCTGGCTATCCAGGTGCTTCAGATCTTGGGGATGAAGTTTGCGGAATGGCTGCGATTAGAATTACTTCAAGGGACTTCCTCTTTTGGTTTCGATCCCACACTGCAAAGGAAATCAAGTGGAGTGGTGCAAAGCATGATCCTGATGAGAAGGATGATGGAAGAAAGATGCACCCCAGGTCATCATTCAAGGCTTTTTTGGAGGTAGTTAAGCGTCGGAGCACACCATGGGAAGATATTGAAATGGATGTCATCCATTCTTTACAGCTGATATTAAGAGAATCATTGCAAGAAACTGCTGTAGTTGATTCCAAAATGATTGTGACTGGTCCATCAGTTGATGACAGGATGGAGAGAGTGGATGAATTGCAAGTTGCCACAACTGAAATGGTTCGGCTTATTGAGACAGCTGCAGTTCCTATTTTCGCTGTTGATGCTACTGGTAATATTAATGGGTGGAATAAAAAG contains:
- the LOC126798900 gene encoding alpha-1,6-mannosyl-glycoprotein 2-beta-N-acetylglucosaminyltransferase, whose amino-acid sequence is MNILVRLKRVLLPSVVDPMAYSSSAGKKQRLKDYASFRRFVSLVSITCLAVFLLVFLLRMNSSSNFGVPFSDEFDEVLPRSYNRSLISRRLNLPKQNDLSIELEKRNQMPPRNLDLYPSLAKDHITVVLYVHNRPQYLKVVVNSISQVIGINETLLIVSHDGYFEEMNKIIEGIRFCQVKQIFAPFSPHVFPSGFPGVSPADCKEKDNAAEKHCKGTPDQYGNHRSPKIVSLKHHWWWMMNTVWDGLSETKEHNGHILFIEEDHFLYPNAYQNLKILTELKPKKCPHCYAANLAPCDVNARGEGWDSLIAERMGNVGYAFNRTIWRKIHKKTSKFCYFDDYNWDITMWATVYPSFGNAVFTLRGPRTSAVHFGKCGLHQGQEGEKACVDNGVLNFHVEDADKVANINPDWEVRVFENQPGYKAGFKGWGGWGDKRDHQLCLNFAQMYHL
- the LOC126801182 gene encoding phytochrome C; protein product: MSSVSLNKTSSSRTPRSSSSRSKHGDRVVSQTPIDAKLDVDFRESEQRFDYSTSIDCNISSSTSNVPSATVSAYLRKMQRGGLIQSFGCLIAIDEQNFSVLAYSENAPEMLDLAPHTVPNIQQREALSIGTDARTLFQSPGAAALQKAVNYEEVSLLNPILVHCNTSGKPFYAILHRVDVGLVIDLEPVLDDVPITAAGQLRSYKLAAKAISRLQSLPSGDVSLLCDAIVKEVSDLTGYDRTMVYKFHEDEHGEVVAECHRPDLEPYLGLHYPATDIPQASRFLFMKNKVRMICDCFASSVKVVQDKTLAQPLSLCGSALRSPHDCHAQYMANMGSVASLVMSVTINGEDDDMDHDQQRERKLWGLVVCHHTRPRFTPFPLRYACEFLIQVFGVQIHKEVKLAAQSREKHIMQTQSLLCDMLLRDAPLGIVTQSPNVMDLVKCDGAVLYYGKKFWLIGVTPSEAQVGDIAAWLLEYHNESTGLSTDSLMEAGYPGASDLGDEVCGMAAIRITSRDFLFWFRSHTAKEIKWSGAKHDPDEKDDGRKMHPRSSFKAFLEVVKRRSTPWEDIEMDVIHSLQLILRESLQETAVVDSKMIVTGPSVDDRMERVDELQVATTEMVRLIETAAVPIFAVDATGNINGWNKKAAELTGLAVEQAIGTPLIDIVGTDSIEEVKNMLSFALQGVERQNVEIKLKTFGHQENGSLTILVVNACCSRDIKEDVVGVCFVAQDLTGEKIVKDKYTRLLGDYVGIVQTPSALIPPIFMTDENCLCSEWNDAMQNLSGLRKEEAVGRALLGEVFTSSSFGCRVKDPDTLTKLRILLNGVLAGQDACKLVFGFFDLQGNYIEAILSANKRSDENGRITGVLCFIHVASPELQYATQVQKIAEQAAADSLRKVAYIREEIKRPLSGIMLMQNLMGSSDLSKEQKQLHKKSTLCREQLTEIVDDTDLESMEECYMEMNSVEFNLGEAMEVVMNQVMILSQERQVQVIQDSPAEVSSMILYGDNLRLQQIVSDFLANAIHFTPAFDGSTVVLTAIPTKERVGTKMQIVHLEFRITHPAPGMPDHLIQEMFHDSHRVSREGLGLHLSQNLVKVMNGTVQYHRGEDTSSFRILIDFPLVHHLNS
- the LOC126800108 gene encoding uncharacterized protein LOC126800108 → MAARLALFSPTTTFLAPSGQSPLSSLSFTSISPKRRTNSFKIQADLGGGDAEANKGGKKKFITREQEPEQYWQTAGEREGENPMMTPLPYIIIFGMSTPFVILAIAFANGWIKVPVR